Proteins encoded within one genomic window of Acidithiobacillus sp. AMEEHan:
- a CDS encoding SprT family zinc-dependent metalloprotease, with amino-acid sequence MSKKQPQAAQSLEVAGLRCRYRRQQRKSLRIQLDADGDVWVFCPWYLPEFLLRRFLVEKLPWIHEQRARLQELALQEDDDVLLHLGETLRLQRCSREGRARVERQGDRLILYCPAHIDRAAQRLLLEAWQRRELERLLPAMIERWERAFGVNVAAWGIRRMRTRWGSCNTVARRLSFRLALVEMPLDCIDYVVAHECAHLCERHHNQRFYALLDAHLPNRRALEQQLQR; translated from the coding sequence GTGTCCAAAAAGCAGCCGCAAGCAGCCCAGTCACTGGAGGTGGCTGGGCTTCGTTGTCGCTACCGCCGTCAACAACGCAAAAGTCTGCGTATCCAGCTCGATGCCGACGGAGATGTCTGGGTTTTCTGTCCCTGGTATCTTCCGGAGTTTCTACTGCGCCGTTTTCTGGTGGAGAAACTGCCCTGGATTCACGAGCAGCGTGCCCGACTCCAGGAACTCGCGCTGCAAGAGGATGACGATGTTCTCCTGCATTTGGGTGAAACCCTACGCCTGCAACGCTGCTCGCGGGAGGGTAGGGCGCGGGTGGAGCGCCAGGGCGATCGGCTCATCCTTTACTGTCCTGCCCATATCGACCGTGCTGCGCAGCGACTGCTCCTCGAGGCCTGGCAAAGACGGGAGTTGGAACGCCTTCTACCGGCAATGATCGAGCGTTGGGAGAGGGCCTTTGGTGTGAATGTCGCCGCCTGGGGGATCCGCCGCATGCGCACGCGCTGGGGGAGCTGCAACACCGTGGCGCGCCGCCTCTCGTTTCGGCTTGCCTTAGTAGAGATGCCCCTGGACTGCATCGACTATGTCGTTGCCCACGAATGCGCCCATTTGTGCGAACGCCACCACAATCAGCGCTTTTATGCCTTGCTCGACGCCCATCTGCCCAATCGACGCGCCCTGGAGCAACAACTGCAGCGCTGA
- a CDS encoding 4a-hydroxytetrahydrobiopterin dehydratase — MPNDLRPGTCRACEGGVQPLSAAEIDAALADLPGWIWRDNGLEKTFQFRNFYETMAFVNALAWIAHREDHHPDLQVSYNRCTVRYCTHAVGGVTENDLICARAVMALVQ; from the coding sequence ATGCCCAACGATTTGCGCCCAGGAACCTGTCGCGCCTGTGAGGGCGGGGTGCAGCCCCTATCTGCCGCCGAAATCGACGCCGCCTTGGCGGACTTGCCCGGTTGGATTTGGCGAGACAATGGGTTGGAAAAGACGTTTCAGTTTCGCAACTTCTACGAAACCATGGCCTTTGTGAATGCCCTGGCGTGGATTGCCCACCGCGAGGACCATCATCCCGATCTGCAGGTTTCGTACAACCGCTGCACCGTGCGCTACTGCACCCACGCCGTTGGCGGGGTCACCGAGAATGATTTGATCTGCGCGCGGGCGGTGATGGCCCTAGTGCAGTAG
- a CDS encoding DUF3034 family protein has product MLKNLAATLGVARHAMSYYLSATKVWLDGIFGLATLADVNIDATNANQQVLRGFRTNNCQ; this is encoded by the coding sequence ATGCTGAAAAATCTGGCCGCTACGCTCGGTGTAGCTCGCCATGCGATGTCGTATTATCTGTCGGCTACCAAGGTTTGGCTGGACGGTATATTCGGTCTGGCCACGTTGGCTGACGTGAATATTGATGCCACCAATGCAAACCAACAAGTCCTGCGTGGTTTCCGTACAAACAATTGTCAGTAA
- a CDS encoding OmpA family protein, which produces MKISQYVLFGMVAAGLAGCGENPFNCAPPLPAPSPAPKPAPKAVPAPVAPIAHTVLQSKPITITGVNFQTNSAKLLGRDIKVLDEVAAFANNHPQAVLNVNGYCSKTGSYAYNYRLSVARAESVARYLENRGVSSNRLVLKGHSYRDPVASNATPQGRFLNQRVTINSTIHQRVTVG; this is translated from the coding sequence ATGAAAATTTCCCAGTACGTTTTGTTCGGAATGGTAGCCGCCGGCCTTGCTGGCTGCGGGGAGAATCCCTTCAATTGCGCGCCGCCTCTCCCAGCCCCGTCCCCCGCTCCAAAGCCGGCACCCAAAGCAGTTCCCGCCCCGGTTGCACCCATTGCGCACACCGTTTTGCAGAGCAAGCCCATTACCATCACGGGAGTCAACTTCCAAACCAACTCGGCGAAACTGCTGGGACGGGATATCAAGGTGCTCGATGAAGTCGCCGCCTTCGCAAATAATCATCCACAAGCCGTCTTGAACGTGAATGGCTACTGCAGCAAGACTGGCAGCTACGCCTACAACTATCGACTTTCGGTAGCGCGTGCCGAGAGTGTTGCTCGATATCTCGAAAATCGGGGAGTCTCCAGCAATCGCCTTGTGTTGAAAGGCCATTCCTATCGTGATCCGGTTGCTAGCAATGCGACCCCACAAGGACGTTTCTTAAATCAGCGCGTTACTATCAACTCGACAATCCACCAGAGAGTCACCGTTGGTTGA
- a CDS encoding thioredoxin family protein, producing MLYSAHAEMGRQRLLAHRVMTMERVSELGFWQRMAEQKGWTILFFSSAGCHSCKIWRRLLTEWEHRRSDLQVWEADAGIEMGLTQEFEVYHLPALFVFRDGRYQRPMQVEARLSAFDPWLAAQADWPPEEAP from the coding sequence ATGCTATACTCCGCCCATGCAGAAATGGGGCGGCAACGGCTGCTCGCGCATCGGGTTATGACGATGGAGCGGGTCTCCGAACTCGGGTTTTGGCAACGCATGGCGGAACAAAAGGGGTGGACGATCCTTTTTTTCAGCTCGGCGGGTTGCCATAGTTGCAAGATCTGGCGTCGCTTGTTGACGGAGTGGGAGCATCGTCGCAGCGATCTGCAGGTCTGGGAGGCCGATGCCGGCATCGAGATGGGGCTCACCCAGGAATTCGAGGTCTATCATCTGCCGGCGCTTTTCGTCTTCCGCGATGGCCGTTACCAGCGGCCCATGCAGGTCGAGGCCCGGCTTTCCGCCTTTGACCCTTGGCTCGCGGCGCAGGCAGATTGGCCACCAGAGGAGGCGCCATGA
- a CDS encoding epoxyqueuosine reductase QueH: MAKKPLPPLTTPDGSQQVLLHSCCAPCAGPIMADIQAAGIALTILFYNPNIHPEAEYLLRKEENIRYAQELGLPFVDLDYDKDDWFARVRGLEWEPERGARCTACFDMRFERSALYAVEHGFTVFTSTLGISRWKDMNQINACGHRAASRYPERLRYWDYNWRKGGGSQRMIEIAKKEQFYQQEYCGCVYSLRDTNLHRITQGRDKVVRGVKFYGRDEAAKGIQS, translated from the coding sequence ATGGCGAAAAAACCCCTGCCCCCCCTAACGACTCCCGACGGTAGCCAACAGGTGCTACTGCATTCCTGTTGCGCTCCTTGTGCCGGTCCGATCATGGCCGACATCCAGGCGGCAGGCATCGCGCTCACCATCCTCTTCTACAATCCCAACATCCATCCCGAAGCAGAATATCTCCTGCGCAAGGAGGAAAATATCCGCTACGCCCAAGAACTCGGCCTGCCCTTTGTCGATCTCGACTACGACAAGGACGACTGGTTTGCACGTGTCCGCGGCTTGGAATGGGAACCGGAGCGCGGCGCCCGCTGTACCGCGTGCTTCGACATGCGCTTCGAGCGCTCCGCCCTGTACGCCGTCGAGCATGGCTTTACGGTATTTACCAGCACCTTGGGAATCTCGCGCTGGAAGGATATGAACCAGATCAATGCCTGCGGCCACCGCGCCGCCAGTCGCTATCCCGAACGGCTACGCTATTGGGACTACAACTGGCGCAAGGGCGGCGGCAGCCAGCGGATGATCGAAATTGCCAAAAAGGAACAGTTTTATCAGCAGGAATACTGCGGCTGCGTCTATTCCCTGCGCGACACCAATCTCCACCGCATCACCCAGGGCCGCGACAAGGTCGTGCGCGGGGTGAAATTCTACGGCCGCGACGAGGCAGCCAAGGGCATCCAAAGCTGA
- a CDS encoding 2-isopropylmalate synthase — translation MQQKEQLIIFDTTLRDGEQSPGAAMTQDEKLRIAKALERLRVDVIEAGFPAASPGDFASVRAIAESIRESRICGLARAREEDIRRAGEALAPAAAGRIHTFIATSPIHMQAKLRMSPDQVLERAVEAVKLARSLCDDVEFSPEDAGRSEEDFLCRVIEAAIAAGARTINIPDTVGYNLPDRFGRLISTLRERIPNSDQAVFSVHCHNDLGLAVANSLAAVANGARQVECTINGLGERAGNAALEEIVMAVRTRGDVFACDTRIDTRQIVATSKLVSTITGFPVQPNKAIVGANAFAHESGIHQDGVLKQRETYEIMRAEDVGWEANRMTLGKLSGRAAVRARLEKLGIQLDGEALNQVFARFKDLADRKAEIFDEDLQALVNEDAQQGSQDRYRLGYLRVCSEMGTHPEAKVELWVDGVPKTAAVTRGGPVDATFQAIEEMVGSGAQLLLYSVNAITTGTDAQGEVTVRLQGSDGRVVNGLGADTDIIVASAKAYVSALNRLQAPSSEHPQL, via the coding sequence ATGCAGCAGAAAGAGCAGTTGATCATTTTCGATACCACCTTGCGCGATGGCGAGCAGTCGCCGGGCGCTGCCATGACCCAAGACGAAAAATTGCGCATCGCCAAGGCACTGGAACGGCTGCGGGTGGATGTCATCGAGGCCGGTTTTCCGGCGGCGAGCCCCGGAGATTTTGCGTCGGTGCGTGCCATTGCCGAGAGTATTCGCGAAAGCCGCATTTGCGGTCTGGCGCGGGCGCGGGAGGAAGACATCCGCCGCGCCGGTGAGGCCCTGGCCCCTGCGGCAGCGGGCCGCATCCATACCTTCATTGCCACCAGCCCCATCCACATGCAGGCAAAATTGCGCATGTCCCCGGATCAGGTGCTGGAACGGGCGGTGGAGGCAGTCAAACTGGCGCGCAGTCTTTGCGATGACGTGGAGTTCTCTCCCGAGGACGCCGGTCGCTCGGAGGAGGATTTCCTTTGCCGGGTGATCGAGGCGGCCATCGCTGCCGGTGCCCGTACCATCAACATCCCCGACACCGTCGGCTACAACCTGCCGGATCGCTTTGGGCGTCTCATCTCCACCCTGCGCGAGCGCATCCCCAACAGCGACCAAGCGGTCTTTTCCGTGCATTGCCACAATGATCTCGGTTTGGCTGTGGCCAACTCCTTGGCGGCGGTGGCAAACGGGGCGCGGCAGGTGGAATGCACCATCAACGGTCTTGGCGAGCGGGCGGGGAATGCCGCCCTCGAAGAAATCGTCATGGCGGTGCGTACCCGCGGCGACGTCTTTGCCTGCGATACCCGCATCGATACCCGCCAGATCGTCGCGACCAGCAAACTGGTGTCGACCATTACCGGTTTTCCGGTGCAGCCCAACAAGGCCATCGTCGGCGCCAATGCCTTCGCCCACGAGTCGGGTATCCATCAGGACGGCGTCCTCAAACAGCGCGAAACCTACGAAATCATGCGCGCAGAGGACGTCGGCTGGGAGGCCAACCGCATGACCCTGGGCAAGCTCTCCGGGCGGGCAGCCGTGCGGGCGCGCTTGGAAAAGCTGGGAATCCAGCTCGACGGCGAGGCCTTGAACCAGGTCTTCGCGCGCTTCAAGGATCTGGCGGACCGTAAGGCCGAAATCTTTGATGAGGACCTGCAGGCACTGGTCAATGAAGATGCCCAGCAGGGCAGCCAGGATCGCTACCGCCTGGGCTATTTGCGGGTCTGCTCGGAAATGGGGACACATCCCGAGGCCAAGGTGGAACTTTGGGTGGATGGGGTGCCGAAGACGGCCGCGGTCACCCGCGGTGGACCCGTCGATGCTACCTTCCAGGCCATCGAGGAGATGGTGGGCAGTGGCGCACAGCTTTTACTCTATTCGGTGAATGCCATCACCACGGGCACCGATGCCCAAGGCGAGGTCACCGTGCGGCTGCAGGGGAGTGATGGGCGGGTGGTCAATGGCTTGGGCGCAGATACCGACATCATCGTGGCCAGCGCCAAGGCCTACGTCTCTGCCCTCAATCGCCTGCAGGCACCGAGTAGCGAGCATCCGCAGCTCTGA
- a CDS encoding high-potential iron-sulfur protein encodes MKSLSRRDWLKMSGAFVATAAMAPLVFVSQAEASTLVSKASVHYQDHPSGQDMCSNCANFVPGASGSAFGTCKVVAGKISPHGYCYDYVPM; translated from the coding sequence ATGAAATCGTTGTCTCGCCGTGACTGGCTCAAAATGAGTGGTGCTTTTGTGGCTACGGCCGCTATGGCTCCTTTGGTTTTTGTATCCCAAGCCGAGGCATCCACGCTCGTCAGTAAGGCTTCTGTTCACTATCAGGATCATCCCTCGGGTCAGGACATGTGCAGCAATTGCGCAAACTTCGTTCCTGGCGCGAGTGGATCAGCCTTCGGCACCTGCAAAGTTGTCGCAGGGAAAATCAGCCCCCACGGCTACTGCTACGACTACGTTCCGATGTAA
- a CDS encoding YqaE/Pmp3 family membrane protein, translating to MRLLLAILIPWLQFFTIGRPFAGIICLILQLTVIGWVPAAIWSVYALSQYETDRKIRQATRN from the coding sequence ATGCGCCTGCTTCTTGCCATTCTCATTCCCTGGCTGCAGTTCTTTACCATTGGCCGGCCTTTTGCTGGCATCATCTGCCTAATCTTGCAGCTCACCGTGATTGGCTGGGTGCCGGCAGCCATTTGGTCGGTGTATGCCCTGAGCCAATACGAGACCGATCGCAAGATTCGACAGGCCACCCGCAACTAA
- the ampD gene encoding 1,6-anhydro-N-acetylmuramyl-L-alanine amidase AmpD, protein MKDSWEGPWLRAAQRAPSPYCDERPAGSSVDLLVLHAISLPPENFGSGEVQRFFQGTLDFDRHPYYEQLRELRVSAHFFVERDGQIWQHVAVDRRAWHAGVSQWQGRERCNDFSVGIEIEGSATQPFADAQYAALSRLIPALWSYFPALDRRAIAGHAEIAPGRRWDPGPYFDWQRLWRELAI, encoded by the coding sequence ATGAAGGACTCCTGGGAGGGACCATGGTTACGCGCGGCGCAGCGCGCGCCTTCGCCCTACTGTGACGAGCGCCCTGCCGGCAGCAGTGTCGATCTTTTGGTCCTGCATGCCATCAGCCTGCCGCCGGAAAATTTTGGTTCTGGCGAGGTGCAGCGCTTTTTCCAAGGGACTCTCGATTTCGACCGCCACCCGTATTACGAGCAGTTGCGGGAGTTGCGGGTTTCCGCACATTTTTTTGTCGAGCGCGACGGGCAGATCTGGCAGCATGTGGCCGTCGATCGTCGCGCCTGGCACGCCGGGGTTTCGCAGTGGCAGGGGCGAGAGCGCTGTAACGACTTCAGCGTGGGCATCGAGATCGAAGGCAGCGCCACCCAGCCCTTTGCCGATGCCCAGTATGCCGCCTTGTCGCGCTTGATCCCTGCGCTTTGGTCCTACTTTCCTGCCCTCGATCGGCGCGCCATTGCCGGACATGCGGAGATCGCCCCAGGGCGGAGATGGGATCCTGGCCCTTACTTTGATTGGCAACGCCTTTGGCGGGAGTTGGCAATATGA
- a CDS encoding sigma 54-interacting transcriptional regulator yields the protein MDKNTPPLEALDVQSAMDLQQHPMVVIDEEYRIVAANRAYRECYGVTAEEVVGRRCHQVSHHSEVPCHQNGEDCPHQTVFRHGEPHEVRHVHYDPSGNAEHVRIRGHVLRDLRGQAYLAEEIIRLPRERNDITCNELRMVGRSPAFLRCLHHIEMAARTDASVLLWGESGVGKELAASALHQFSARSAKPLITVDCTTLPEHLFESEFLGHERGAYTGCIGRKIGLYESADGGTLFLDEVGELPLPVQAKLLRVLETGVFRRLGGSDLLHANVRVIAASNRNLRDMVAERSFREDLYYRLAAITIDLPPLRERREDIPGIARVLLDRIGQEWSGRWQLSAEAERRLCAYNFPGNVRELRNILQKAVALADSPMIRPEHLRFLNMEERPAVETAPHPRPTLVSTRRGRPQDLDELLAHYQGNRRLVAERLGVSERTVYRWLQTS from the coding sequence TTGGATAAGAACACGCCGCCGTTAGAAGCTTTGGATGTGCAGTCGGCCATGGATTTGCAGCAGCATCCCATGGTCGTCATTGATGAAGAATATCGCATTGTTGCCGCCAACCGCGCTTATCGGGAGTGCTACGGCGTCACCGCCGAGGAGGTGGTTGGCCGGCGCTGTCATCAGGTCTCGCATCATTCGGAGGTTCCCTGTCATCAGAACGGCGAAGACTGTCCGCATCAGACGGTGTTTCGCCACGGCGAGCCGCACGAGGTGCGGCATGTGCATTACGACCCTTCCGGCAATGCCGAACATGTGCGTATTCGTGGCCATGTCCTGCGCGATTTGCGCGGTCAGGCCTATCTGGCGGAGGAAATCATCCGTCTGCCCCGGGAACGTAACGACATCACCTGCAACGAATTACGCATGGTCGGTCGCTCTCCGGCCTTTTTGCGGTGTCTGCATCATATCGAGATGGCTGCGCGAACCGATGCCAGCGTCTTGCTCTGGGGCGAAAGTGGGGTCGGTAAGGAGCTGGCTGCCAGTGCCCTCCATCAATTTTCCGCTCGCTCCGCAAAGCCCCTGATCACCGTGGATTGTACGACCCTTCCGGAACATCTTTTCGAGAGTGAGTTCCTGGGACACGAGCGGGGCGCCTACACCGGCTGCATCGGGCGCAAAATTGGCCTCTACGAAAGTGCTGACGGCGGCACCTTGTTTCTCGACGAAGTCGGTGAATTGCCTTTACCGGTGCAAGCAAAGCTATTGCGGGTCTTGGAAACCGGCGTTTTCCGGCGGTTGGGGGGATCGGACCTGTTGCACGCCAATGTACGGGTCATCGCCGCCAGCAATCGTAACCTGCGTGATATGGTCGCAGAGAGGAGCTTTCGCGAGGACCTCTATTATCGCCTCGCCGCCATCACCATCGACCTGCCGCCGCTGCGGGAGCGGCGCGAAGATATACCCGGTATTGCCCGCGTCCTGCTCGACCGTATTGGTCAGGAGTGGTCCGGTCGTTGGCAGCTCAGCGCCGAAGCCGAGCGCCGCCTCTGCGCCTACAATTTCCCGGGCAATGTCCGGGAGTTGCGCAATATCCTGCAAAAAGCGGTCGCCCTCGCCGATAGTCCCATGATCCGGCCCGAGCATCTGCGTTTCTTGAATATGGAAGAGCGACCGGCGGTGGAAACGGCGCCACACCCGCGGCCCACTCTGGTTTCCACCCGGCGTGGGCGTCCCCAGGACCTCGACGAGCTCCTGGCTCACTATCAAGGTAACCGTCGCTTGGTAGCAGAGCGGCTGGGGGTCAGTGAGAGGACGGTCTATCGTTGGTTACAGACGTCCTGA